The stretch of DNA TGCGCCGCAGATCGGCGGCGATGAGGAAGAGCTGGGGCGCCGAGAAACTGGCGGCGACCGTCTGTCCCACGTCCACGTTGCGTTCGATGACCGTCCCCGAGACCGGAGCGTAGATGGTCGCATAGGCCAGGTTCTGCTCGGTGCGGGCGAGCGCGATCTCGGAGGAGCTCACCGTCTCCCGGCCGACGGCGAGGGCGTATCTCGCGGTGTCGTACTCCGTCTGTGAGACCAGACCCTCAGTGAAGAGCCTTTCGATGCGGCTGTACTCGCTTTCGAGCTGCTGGAGCTGGGCTAAGTTGCGGGCAAGGTTCGCCCGCGCGTCCCGGACGGCGCTCTCGAGGAGCGTGGGATCGATGCGAGCGACCACCTGGCCCTTCTCCACCCGATCATTGAAGTCGACCAGGATCTCCGAGATGATGCCCGAGACCTGGGTGCCGACGGCCACCTTTGTCAACGGCTCGAGCGTTCCCGTGCTCGAGACCAGGTACTCGATGTCCCCCCGCTCGATCGTGGAGAAGCGGTATTGCGGGGCTCCTTCCGCGCTCCGCGTGCGCCAGTAGAAGTAGCCGGCGCCCGCGAGGACGAGGACGGCGGCGACGATAGGCCAACGCCGCCGGGCGGGTCGCACTCGACCGCGGCTCGGCGAAACCTCCGCTCGCGGCTCGCTCACCGGCGCTTGCGGAGCTTCTGGCTCTGGCACTGCCGCGCTCGCGACCGCCGCTTCCGGAAGCGCGCTTTCTCCCGTTCGACGCATGAAGGGCCTCCGCATGACTATATGATAGACACGGCCGGGCCGCTCGGATGGTTAAGCGGATGTAATGGTTTTGCTAAGGATGTAAGGACCACCCCACTGATCTTTGAAGTGGTATAAGACACGGGATTCGACGGGAGGTGTCCATGGCCAGATACACACGATCCGAGTTCTTGCGCCTGAGCGGAGCTTCGGTGGCGGCCGGCGTATTCGGCGCATCGACTCGCGCTCGAGCCCAATCGGGCGGCACCGTGGACGCGTCGCATCCCGATCTGGTGCTGGTGAACGGGCGGGTGTCGACGATGGATGACTCGCTCGCCCGCGCCGAAGCGTTTGCCGTCAAGAACGGGCGCTTCGTGGCCGTCGGAGCGAGCGATGACATCCGCAACCTGATGAGAAGCGACACCGAGGTCATCGACGCCGAAGGCCAGACCGTCACCCCCGGATTCATCGACGCCCACTCCCATCCCGCATCGGGAGGAGTTCGCGAGCTCGTTTCGGTGAACCTCGACCTGCGCAGCATCGACGCCATCAAAGACGCCCTGCGCGCCCGGGCCACGAAAACGCCTCCGGGAGAATGGGTGCTCGGTTTCAAGTACGACGATACGAAGGTGCGCGAGGACCGGCAGATCACGAGAAGGGATCTGGACGAGGCGGCACCCAACCATCCCGTCTTCGTCTCTCATCGCGGAGGCCACGTCTACTGGTACAACACGAAGGCGTTCGAAAAGGCTGGCGTCGACGCGCAAACACCCGATCCGCCCGGCGGCCACATCTACAAAGAAAACGGCGAGCTGACGGGGAAAGTGGCCGAGCGGGCAAACGATCTCTTCAGCGACGTCGTCCCTTCGGGCAGCACCAGGGAGCAGCGGCGGGCAGGCGTCAAGCTCATCTCCGAGCTCATGACGTCGTCGGGGCTGACGTCCGTCCACGACGCCAGCTGTGGATCCGATTCGGCAACGGCTTATCAAGACGCCTACCACGCAGGCGAGCTTCGAATGAGAGTCTACCTGATGGTGCGGGGCGCCATGTTCGAGGGCCTGAAAACGGCTGGCGTTTACACCGGACTGGGAAACGAGTGGCTCAAAGTCGGTGGCGTCAAGTTCGGCGCCGACGGCTCCGCGTCGGGGAGGACGATGGCGATGTCCACCCCGTACGAGGGGCGTCCCGACGATTTCGGCATCCTCACCATGACGCAAGAGGAGATTCACGAAGCGGTCGAGGACGCTCACCGCCATGATTTTCAAATCGGAATCCACGCGAACGGCGACCTCGCCATCGACATGGTGCTCAACGCCTACGAGCGCGTTCTCGAGAAGTGGCCGAGACCCGATGCCCGGCACCGGCTCGAGCACTGCACACTCGTGAACCCCGATCTCCTCCAGCGCATCAAGGCCACGGGCTCCATCCCGACGCCTTTCTACACATACGTCCACTACCACGGCCGCAAGTGGGAGGAATACGGCCCGGAAAAAATGAAGTGGATGTTCGCCCATCGGTCGTTTCTCGACCACGGCATCCCTGTGGCACCGGCCTCGGACTACGTTCCTGGTCCCTACGAGCCGATGATGGCGATCCAGAGCATGGTTACGCGCAGGGACGTCGAGGGCCGCGTCTGGGGAGCCAACCAGGCCGTCTCGGTGGAGGAGGCGCTGCGCATTTGCACCGTGAACGGCGCCTACGCCTCGTTCGAAGAAGATGTGAAAGGCTCCATCACCGCGGGCAAGTATGCCGACTTCGTCATCCTCGGCCGAGATCCCGGTGAAGTCGCCCCCGATGCCATCAAGGAGATCCCGATCGTTCGTACCGTCGTCGGTGGTATCACGATGCATCGGCAGGGGTGACGGATGAGCGAAGTCCCAAAAGACCCGAAGGGGGTCGAGATGTTCGAGAAAGTTCTCGGGAGACCCGAGCCGAAAGACAAGCCCCTCGAGGGGGTGCGCGAGCTTGCGGTCAACCACCTCTTCGCCAAGATCTGGAGCCGGCCGGGGCTTCGCCTGCGCGACCGCAGGCTCATTACGATTGCTCTCCTGGCGGCGCAAGGACGAGCCGATCAGCTACGCGAGCACGTTCGTGGAGCGCGGCTCGGTGCGGACGGGCTCTCCCGTGAAGAGATCGTCGAAGCGATGGTCCACGTGGCCCACTACGCGGGGTGGGCGGCGGGAGCGAGCGGGCAGGCGGTGGCACTCTCGGTCCTGGACGAGCTCGAGCCCTAGCCTATCGTCGCGAAGGCGAGACCTCGACTTTTATCCACCGGGCCGGGCCTTCGGCCGCGCGCTCGTCGACCTGATAGAGAATCTCCACCCTCGCGCCTTCCACGAGATCCTCGAACGCACCGTAGTCGTTCTTTTCACGCAGCTTGCTCTTGTCGAGATAGATTTGGGTCTCATCGGTGACGTCCGTAGCGAAGCTCTCGCCATTGCTCCGGACGACGATCGCTCGACCGTCGGCATCGACGACCTCGATGGTGCCGATGACCGTGTTCCTCTCCGAGAGCTCGGGCGACTCTCCCAGCGGTATGTACAGCTCGGTCGCCCGCTGGGCGTACAGGACGCCCGCCATGGCGACGAAGCACAGAGCGGCTCCCAGGTTTCGCTGGATCATCATTCGACTCCCTTCGCGCTTCATCCTTCCACGAGGAGCGATTGCGCCTGACGAAGATGCTCGAGCGCCTCCTTCGTCGGCCCACCTGCCTTGTCCGGCCGTTCGATCTCCCGCTCCACGAGTCGCAACGCCGCCTGTAGTTGCTCGACCGCCGGGAGATGAAGCGCCCTCTCGGACAAGACGTGGACCCCGTCGTCGATCTCGCTTGCCGCCCTGGCAAGCAGTCGTTGCGCCCTCTCCGACGGTCGCACCTTTAGGCTCGACTCGAGAAGCTCGCTCGACTGCCGGACGTTCTCGATCGCGTTCAGGACGCGAAGAAACGCGGCAACGGCCTCGACCTGGGTCGCGTCCAGACGGATCCCGCTTCCGGTCGCGTTGGCGAGGAGCCGGCCGGCGGGCGATTGATTGAAAGCGTCGCCATTGTAGAAGGCGACGGCGCCTTCGATGGTGAAGACGGCGTTGTTGTGAAAAAACGGCGGCGTATCGGCGGCTTCCACGACAGGAGGCGTGTTGAACTCGCCGTTTCCCGGGATCCCGAAGCCGTCGTCGGGCGGGATCTTTTCCCCGGTCAAGTCGGGCGGCTGGTCGGGAAGCTGCTCCACTCCAGTGTCGAAGCTCAAGTTCCCCGCGTCGGTGCCGAAGATGCTCGGGTCCCCGTTGGCGCCCGCATTGAAGTGGCAAGCCGAACACTTTCCGCCGTTGCGGTCGAGAAAGATCTCCTGGCCGCGGCGCGCGACCTCACCCTTCAGCGAAAGCGGCAGCGACGGATCTTCCTGGCGGCCGAGCGAGAGCTGAAATGCCTCGAGAGCGTCCAGCTCCTCGTCGGTAGGGAGGCGAAAGTCGACCCCCGCGATCCGGTTCAGGCTCTTGGTGAAGTGCTGGATCACGGCGCCGACGGCGAACGAGCGAAGAGAGCCATCACCGGGCGCGCCGTCTCCCGACCATCCCGTGCGGGGTCCGTCACGGCTCGCGACCGAATTTCGAAGCGCCAGGGTGTGAGGCACGCCTCGCATGACGAAGATGTTCTCGAGATCGGAGAAGCCATCGAGATTCTCCAGGATGAGCCCGTGCCCTCGTATCAGCACCACGTTCTCGAAGTTTTGTGCCAGCTCGGGTAGGCGCTCGGAGACGAACAGAGGGTCGTCGTCGGGAAGCGTTGCGATGAACTCGGGGTCGATCGTGAAATTGTTCTCCTCGGGGTGGCAGGTTCCGCAGGTACGTCCGTTCCCGTCGAAGGTCTCCTCGAAGAATAGAACTTCGCCCCGTTTGACGAGCTCGTCTCTCGGGTCGACCGGCGGCGGTGATGGGCAGCCGAAACAAACGAGCGCGGTGGAGCAATTGATCCAGAGACCGAATCGTGGGGAACGCTCGCGCATCATGACCTACTCGCGATTCGGCGCAGTTCGCGCCCGGCGACGAGCGCGAAAAACGAGTCGAGCGCACGGAGCAACGGCACTTTCGGCCTCCTCCGATATCGAGTTCGGCGCGCGTTCTGAGTTCTTGACTCCACGATATCTCAAACGATCTCGCGAGCCAAGAGAATCGCCAACCCGGCTGATGGCTACACTTTCGGAATGTCCGCCGGGGACGAGGGTCGGGAAAGAGGCAACTCGGCCCGAACGACGGTTCGGCCCCGTGCCGATTCTATGCTCAAACGCCCCATGAACTGTCTGAGTCGTTCTTCCATCCCCCTCACGCCCACTCCCATGTTTGCGAGTTGGCTATCCCCGTTGGAGCCGAGGAGATCTTCGTCGAGACCGCGCCCGTGGTCTTCGACCTCGAGGTGGATCTCGGCCTCGGTCGAGCGGATCCGGATAATCGCATCCGAGCTATCGGCATGCCGCTGAACGTTTGTTAGCGCCTCCTGGGCAACGCGAAACAGCGCGAGCTCGGCATCTGGGTCCATTCTGGTAATGAATGATGGCGCATCGAGCTCGACTCGAATTCCGCTCCGAGTGGAAAATCCCTTGACGAACGTTTGAAGGGCGTAAACCAGGCCCATTTCCTCGAGCATCGGCGGGTGCAGCAGATAGGACATACTCCGCAGCTGCCGTGAACAGTCGTTTGCGAGCTCGACCGAGCTCGCCACGGAATCCCGGAGCTCGGGAAGAAGCTGATCGATCCGCCCGAGATTCATTCCCAAGGCAGCGAGAAGCTGACCGGTGCTATCGTGAAGCTCACGAGCAATGCGACGGCGCTCTTCATCCTGAGAGCGGAGAAGCCGGCCGGATAGGTTACGCAGCGACTCCTGCGCTTTCTTCAACGGGGTGACGTCTACGATCACCATGTCGTAGACGAGGGACTTGTCGGCGCTCTCAGCCGAACAGGCGCTCTCCAAGACCGAGACCGTGCTTCCGTCACGGCGACGGGCCTTCGTCTCCAGCTCCACGTGACCATGCTCTCGGTGGAGCCGCTCGAAACGAGAGCGATGGTTTCTGTCCACGAACAATTGATGGTGCACGTCGTCGAGCGCCTCCAACAACTCTCCCGGACAGGAGTAGCCGAGCATTCGCGCCAGGGCACGATTCGCCATTAGGGGCTTGCCGTTCGCGTCAGTGCGCAGGATTCCCGCCACGGCGTTGTCGAATATGGACTGATAGTCGGTTTCCGCGCGGCGAAGCTCTGCCTTGATTCTCGTTTGCTCCAGGCGAAGCCGGCTCATGCTGCTCGACATGTCGGCAAGAGTTTCCACCACGGCATCGATCTCGTTTTCCGGCATCTCGTCCCGATTTCGCGTTGCGATGCCGAGCGCCTGCTCGCGAAGCTCTCTCACGGGTAACACCACTCGATCCCAGGCGACCTTCAATGCCACGAGGAGCACCAACAAGCCCGCGAGGCTCACCGCGGTTACCCTTCGGATCATTTTCAGACGCTCGTCGTCTCGCCACCTTGCGACGGCGTCGACGACCTCGAACGAGCTTTGAAGTAGGCGGGTCATGCCGCGATCGAGCTCGAGTTTCGCCGCCAAAGGAATCAGCCCTCGTGAGTCCACTATCTCGTCGAGTAGCGGTTTCACCTCGTTCCAAACCGCCCCTTGTCTGCGCAGGGCGTTCGCTATCGTCTCGGGCGGCTCGATGACGTTAGATTCGATGGGATCACGGTTCTCGAGAAGGCCGAGCGTTTCTTCGTAGTCTTGCATCGATTCGAGTAAGGGCTCGTGCGCTCGGAAATCGCCCTCCACCCCGCGACGGGCGAGGAGCTCGATGCTCCTACAGAATTGGGGTTGCCGGCCGACGAAGTCGAGAAGCGGTGCGTAGGAATCGTGGATAGATACGTACCGATAGACGACGAAGGCATCGACGCCGATGATGGCAGCGGCAAGCCAGAAAAGGGCGAGAATCCCGGACCCCACACCGGGTTTCCCTCGAAGGGCTTCGGTCGGAATACGGGAGTCGGCCCGGGCGAACAGTCGTCACCTCCGTGACGCAATTTGACAGCAATCCGAATGCCAAGCGCGAAATTGCCCGTAAATTACGACCGGACGGCGGGTTGGCGAAGGGGTGACATTATCGGTGACATCGATCGTGTGTACTTTTTTCCCGGCATGTACTTTTTCTCCCGAGGTGGA from Vicinamibacteria bacterium encodes:
- a CDS encoding amidohydrolase family protein; protein product: MARYTRSEFLRLSGASVAAGVFGASTRARAQSGGTVDASHPDLVLVNGRVSTMDDSLARAEAFAVKNGRFVAVGASDDIRNLMRSDTEVIDAEGQTVTPGFIDAHSHPASGGVRELVSVNLDLRSIDAIKDALRARATKTPPGEWVLGFKYDDTKVREDRQITRRDLDEAAPNHPVFVSHRGGHVYWYNTKAFEKAGVDAQTPDPPGGHIYKENGELTGKVAERANDLFSDVVPSGSTREQRRAGVKLISELMTSSGLTSVHDASCGSDSATAYQDAYHAGELRMRVYLMVRGAMFEGLKTAGVYTGLGNEWLKVGGVKFGADGSASGRTMAMSTPYEGRPDDFGILTMTQEEIHEAVEDAHRHDFQIGIHANGDLAIDMVLNAYERVLEKWPRPDARHRLEHCTLVNPDLLQRIKATGSIPTPFYTYVHYHGRKWEEYGPEKMKWMFAHRSFLDHGIPVAPASDYVPGPYEPMMAIQSMVTRRDVEGRVWGANQAVSVEEALRICTVNGAYASFEEDVKGSITAGKYADFVILGRDPGEVAPDAIKEIPIVRTVVGGITMHRQG
- a CDS encoding efflux RND transporter periplasmic adaptor subunit, whose amino-acid sequence is MRRTGESALPEAAVASAAVPEPEAPQAPVSEPRAEVSPSRGRVRPARRRWPIVAAVLVLAGAGYFYWRTRSAEGAPQYRFSTIERGDIEYLVSSTGTLEPLTKVAVGTQVSGIISEILVDFNDRVEKGQVVARIDPTLLESAVRDARANLARNLAQLQQLESEYSRIERLFTEGLVSQTEYDTARYALAVGRETVSSSEIALARTEQNLAYATIYAPVSGTVIERNVDVGQTVAASFSAPQLFLIAADLRRMQILATVDESDIGRIRKDQSVRFRVSAHPDRTFEGKVRQVRLQSTLVENVVNYTVVIDVDNHEGLLLPGMTATVDFFVETATNVLKIQNSALRFRPTAEMLTGLRESGGRPARTQNGGDGARLWIRGADGKLSMVRVTTGLTDGQWTEISGEGIEEGMEAVAGVITEQTPATSNPFAGPQPQRRFGPRGF
- a CDS encoding carboxymuconolactone decarboxylase family protein, which produces MSEVPKDPKGVEMFEKVLGRPEPKDKPLEGVRELAVNHLFAKIWSRPGLRLRDRRLITIALLAAQGRADQLREHVRGARLGADGLSREEIVEAMVHVAHYAGWAAGASGQAVALSVLDELEP
- a CDS encoding PAS domain-containing sensor histidine kinase encodes the protein MGSGILALFWLAAAIIGVDAFVVYRYVSIHDSYAPLLDFVGRQPQFCRSIELLARRGVEGDFRAHEPLLESMQDYEETLGLLENRDPIESNVIEPPETIANALRRQGAVWNEVKPLLDEIVDSRGLIPLAAKLELDRGMTRLLQSSFEVVDAVARWRDDERLKMIRRVTAVSLAGLLVLLVALKVAWDRVVLPVRELREQALGIATRNRDEMPENEIDAVVETLADMSSSMSRLRLEQTRIKAELRRAETDYQSIFDNAVAGILRTDANGKPLMANRALARMLGYSCPGELLEALDDVHHQLFVDRNHRSRFERLHREHGHVELETKARRRDGSTVSVLESACSAESADKSLVYDMVIVDVTPLKKAQESLRNLSGRLLRSQDEERRRIARELHDSTGQLLAALGMNLGRIDQLLPELRDSVASSVELANDCSRQLRSMSYLLHPPMLEEMGLVYALQTFVKGFSTRSGIRVELDAPSFITRMDPDAELALFRVAQEALTNVQRHADSSDAIIRIRSTEAEIHLEVEDHGRGLDEDLLGSNGDSQLANMGVGVRGMEERLRQFMGRLSIESARGRTVVRAELPLSRPSSPADIPKV